In Symmachiella dynata, the following are encoded in one genomic region:
- the ccsA gene encoding cytochrome c biogenesis protein CcsA, whose protein sequence is MNFANVGIYCFLASYLVAFVLEATRLWGRSKANRLFVLLFAAAGLCAHTIYLLVRSRATNLPPLVGSQQDWMLVLAWLMVLFYLVFTFLDETSAWGVFILPVVLLVVAATYLVGDAPKPLLASQQNLKMVHAGLLVIGIGGVTIGFVIGMMYLVQHRRLKRKHGQTTGLSMPSLARLARWNRLCVMLSFPLLTAGMLTGVGLGLYSKRTPEPVQFLDPVIIGYGVVWLVMAVLFGWLLRAKPAAGKQVAWMTIWGCGFLLLTIVGLQVLNMDSWHS, encoded by the coding sequence ATGAATTTTGCGAATGTCGGCATCTACTGTTTCCTCGCCAGTTATCTGGTGGCGTTTGTGCTAGAAGCCACACGACTATGGGGCCGCAGTAAAGCGAACCGGTTGTTCGTGTTGCTTTTTGCTGCTGCCGGTTTGTGCGCGCATACGATCTATCTTCTCGTGAGGAGCCGGGCGACTAACCTGCCGCCGTTGGTTGGATCGCAACAAGATTGGATGCTGGTGCTGGCCTGGTTGATGGTGCTTTTCTACTTGGTCTTCACGTTTTTGGATGAGACATCGGCATGGGGCGTCTTTATCCTGCCGGTGGTGTTATTGGTTGTGGCTGCAACGTATCTGGTCGGGGATGCTCCCAAACCGTTATTGGCGTCGCAACAAAACCTGAAGATGGTGCATGCCGGATTACTTGTTATAGGAATCGGCGGGGTGACCATCGGTTTTGTGATTGGCATGATGTATCTGGTGCAGCATCGACGTCTCAAACGCAAACATGGTCAGACGACCGGGTTGAGCATGCCCAGTTTAGCGCGGCTAGCGCGATGGAATCGTCTGTGCGTCATGCTGAGCTTTCCGCTGCTGACCGCTGGCATGCTGACAGGTGTCGGATTGGGGCTGTATTCCAAAAGGACGCCTGAACCGGTGCAGTTTCTCGATCCGGTGATTATCGGCTACGGCGTGGTTTGGTTGGTGATGGCCGTGCTGTTTGGCTGGTTGCTGCGTGCCAAACCAGCGGCGGGAAAACAGGTCGCATGGATGACGATCTGGGGCTGCGGATTTTTGCTACTCACGATCGTGGGCTTGCAGGTCTTGAATATGGACAGTTGGCATAGCTAG
- a CDS encoding HEAT repeat domain-containing protein, which translates to MRRFLMFGVVAIQLAACSVSHAEEASIADLLRDLKSPEPSVRAAAAIELGQRPNVPPEVVLPLAAVLRDKDRTVVEEALIAIQRIGPEARAAVPTLISLLNKEDPALNHETLHALAAIGPAATKAIPGIQKFLDSPNKRLKIVASIALWRINPEDTEPLQAILPDAIAALGSGDEHLSRQAVRLLSTMGPVAVAELVKAVEAGDPAVCWRASDALANIGPDAQSGVPALAKLAAAEDERACWHAIRAIGEIGVASPVAVESLTTALTNESPMVRAHAATALGKLAPDSSSAVPALIKALSDDELSVQISVADALGMLGPDAADSADALVVAVQTEEPAVAIHAANALSQIGAPAAPAVAKLLADENSRQLAAMILGEMGPGAKPAVDNLIQAMDEKNEIVKRDVIVALALIGPDASPASDKLIALLDDPDAAARPAAAFALGKIGAKQAIPILERTAIVKDNDRLRLASAHALITLDPNNDKYIQLAVPRLTKALSSEMPRVRREVAAALGRIGAKANSAVPKLSEQLAIEEDEMVRDQLLVTLAELGPAAGQAVPTIVGLLNDDNTANRYTAAFALGKIGPDAKQAIPELRRNLRESDRFLRLVSAWALVQIEPDDSDIGREAAPILRTGLDHANAQVRVQVINALAETGRTDPLVMRALRKAAKSDDENVRKAAQDALKKLKTEK; encoded by the coding sequence ATGAGACGATTTTTGATGTTTGGCGTCGTGGCGATCCAATTGGCAGCCTGCAGCGTCTCGCACGCGGAAGAAGCCAGTATTGCCGACTTGTTACGCGATCTGAAATCACCAGAGCCCTCCGTGCGTGCGGCTGCGGCCATCGAACTCGGCCAAAGGCCCAACGTTCCGCCGGAAGTCGTTTTGCCCCTAGCGGCTGTGCTGCGGGATAAGGACCGCACGGTGGTCGAAGAAGCCCTGATTGCCATCCAACGCATCGGCCCCGAAGCGCGGGCCGCTGTTCCCACGCTCATTAGTCTCCTCAACAAGGAAGATCCCGCCCTCAATCACGAAACCCTGCACGCCTTGGCGGCCATCGGACCGGCGGCGACAAAAGCGATACCGGGGATCCAAAAATTCCTGGATAGCCCCAACAAACGCTTGAAAATTGTCGCCTCCATCGCACTGTGGCGGATCAATCCCGAAGACACAGAACCGCTGCAAGCGATTCTTCCCGATGCCATCGCCGCATTGGGTTCGGGGGACGAACACCTATCCCGCCAAGCGGTGCGACTGTTATCAACCATGGGACCAGTCGCTGTTGCCGAACTGGTCAAAGCTGTGGAAGCGGGAGACCCCGCCGTCTGCTGGCGGGCGAGTGATGCGCTGGCCAACATCGGACCAGATGCCCAAAGCGGCGTGCCCGCTTTAGCAAAACTGGCTGCGGCTGAAGATGAACGAGCCTGTTGGCACGCCATTCGCGCCATCGGCGAAATCGGTGTCGCTTCGCCCGTGGCTGTAGAAAGCTTGACGACGGCACTCACCAATGAATCACCCATGGTCCGCGCGCATGCCGCGACCGCTTTGGGAAAACTGGCCCCCGATTCCAGTTCAGCAGTGCCGGCACTCATCAAGGCTTTGTCCGACGACGAGTTGAGTGTTCAAATCAGTGTCGCCGATGCTTTGGGAATGCTGGGACCCGATGCCGCTGACAGCGCCGACGCATTGGTTGTCGCCGTGCAAACCGAGGAACCAGCCGTCGCTATTCACGCAGCCAATGCCCTCTCCCAGATCGGCGCACCGGCAGCACCGGCCGTCGCTAAATTATTAGCCGATGAAAACTCACGGCAGTTGGCCGCTATGATTCTCGGTGAAATGGGACCCGGCGCGAAACCGGCTGTTGACAACTTGATTCAAGCAATGGATGAGAAAAACGAAATCGTCAAACGAGACGTGATCGTTGCCTTGGCACTCATCGGTCCCGATGCCAGCCCGGCCTCGGACAAACTCATTGCCCTGCTGGACGATCCCGACGCCGCCGCGCGGCCGGCCGCCGCATTTGCTTTGGGAAAAATCGGTGCAAAACAAGCGATTCCCATTTTGGAACGGACCGCCATCGTCAAAGACAACGACCGCCTCCGCCTGGCTAGCGCTCACGCACTGATCACATTGGATCCGAACAACGACAAGTACATTCAACTCGCCGTCCCCCGCTTGACCAAAGCTCTTTCCAGCGAAATGCCCAGGGTCCGACGGGAAGTGGCTGCTGCCTTGGGACGTATCGGCGCGAAAGCGAATTCAGCGGTTCCCAAACTGTCCGAACAATTGGCCATCGAAGAAGACGAAATGGTCCGCGATCAACTGTTGGTCACGTTAGCCGAACTCGGCCCAGCAGCCGGTCAGGCTGTTCCCACGATTGTCGGTCTGCTAAACGATGATAACACCGCCAATCGCTATACCGCTGCATTCGCTCTGGGTAAAATCGGCCCCGACGCCAAACAGGCCATTCCGGAATTGCGAAGAAACCTCCGGGAATCTGACCGCTTTCTGCGGTTGGTCAGCGCCTGGGCCTTGGTGCAAATCGAGCCGGACGATTCCGATATCGGTCGTGAGGCTGCTCCCATTCTGCGGACCGGTCTCGATCACGCGAACGCGCAGGTCCGCGTGCAGGTGATCAATGCCCTGGCAGAAACCGGGAGAACCGATCCGTTGGTCATGCGGGCCCTTCGTAAAGCGGCCAAAAGCGACGACGAAAACGTCCGCAAAGCCGCTCAAGACGCTCTCAAAAAACTCAAAACCGAAAAATAG